One region of Mus musculus strain C57BL/6J chromosome 3, GRCm38.p6 C57BL/6J genomic DNA includes:
- the Syde2 gene encoding rho GTPase-activating protein SYDE2 isoform X3 yields the protein MLKEKLLQGDLFENVYGSPLKKREPEDVRGPAELRGHQPLNNITVSKKRNWLYQSTLRSQSLDESKRSQDRRYFSLSPVSPPKHWVSHRPHCTHAVCNAARATLSRNGSSAFSEDNDADDEGEIWYNPIPEDDSLGIAHVLSLEEANTAALKLPVSMLSARDLMKAEPPSEDRGDVQTSQSNGINSADSMHSTEIMQHCKQRLGHRTQESPTAEDSPVLKSASTGPGIIVSTNRTELRAMEPSSPSPSPGKKGSSITWSLPDKIKSPRTVRKLSMKMKRLPEFSRKLGARGALHYVNNPDSTPPLSKWNCREIPQGVTLTSGNTTRNVISRYHLDTTVSSRHSYRKKPLGSSKYSCKGGYLSDGDSPELRTRSSKHGSEHKLGKGRETVPSSCSKNELDIGAFRHYSFADQPKCSQYISGLMSVHFYGAEGLKPPRIDSKDVFCAIQVDSVNKARTALLTCRTTFLDMDHTFNIEIENAQHLKLVVFSWEPTPRRNRVCCHGTVVLPALFRVTKTHQLAVKLEPRGLIYVKVTLMEQWENSLHGLDKNREAVMFGVDIQKVVEKENVGLMVPLLIQKCIVEIEKRGCQVVGLYRLCGSAAVKKELREAFEKDSKTVGLCENQYPDINVITGVLKDYLRELPSPLITKQLYEAVLDAMAKSPLKMSSSGCENEPSDSRLTVDLLDCLPDVEKATLKMLLDHLKLVASYHEVNKMTCQNLAVCFGPVLLNQRQEASTHNNRVFTDSEELASALDFKKHIEVLHYLLQLWPVQRLTVKEPRDSLCLEQSSSLNYLRRKKERPCVLNLSGPDSSGVLRTRQARLDSPLSNRYAGDWSSCGESYSLNTRGNVKNLDYDDGPLEGGESRQYSKTAGAEVMTAQRIPMSGGCTFQTYLTVQTIESTVDQKANLRDLQESIDTLIGNLERELNKNKLNMSV from the exons ATGTTGAAAGAGAAATTACTTCAGGGTG ACTTATTTGAGAATGTCTATGGCTCTCCACTGAAGAAACGAGAACCTGAAGATGTAAGGGGTCCCGCCGAGCTTAGAGGTCACCAGCCCCTTAACAACATCACAGTTTCAAAGAAGCGCAATTGGCTGTATCAGAGCACCCTGAGGTCTCAGAGTCTGGACGAGAGCAAGCGAAGCCAGGACAGACgctatttctccctctctcctgtgtctccaCCCAAGCATTGGGTATCCCACAGGCCGCACTGCACACATGCGGTGTGTAATGCTGCCAGGGCTACGTTGTCCAGAAACGGCTCTTCAGCCTTTAGCGAGGACAATGATGCGGACGATGAAGGAGAAATATGGTACAATCCCATCCCTGAGGATGACAGCTTGGGCATAGCACACGTCTTGAGTCTTGAGGAGGCAAACACCGCCGCCCTGAAGCTTCCTGTGAGCATGTTGTCTGCCAGAGATCTGATGAAGGCGGAGCCTCCTAGTGAAGACAGAGGGGACGTGCAGACCTCACAGTCAAATGGAATTAATTCTGCAGATTCCATGCATTCTACAGAAATTATGCAGCACTGCAAACAAAGGTTAGGGCACAGGACACAAGAAAGCCCGACGGCAGAGGATAGCCCTGTGTTGAAATCTGCTTCTACAG GTCCCGGGATCATAGTCTCTACAAATAGGACTGAACTGAGAGCGATGGAGCCGTCTTCTCCAAGCCCCAGTCCTGGGAAGAAAGGCAGTTCCATTACTTGGTCTTTACCAGATAAAATAAAGTCTCCACGCACTGTGAGGAAACTTTCTATGAAAATGAAAAGGTTGCCAGAATTCAGCCGAAAGCTGGGGGCCAGGGGAGCTTTGCACTATGTGAATAATCCGGATAGCACCCCTCCTTTGTCTAAATGGAACTGTCGAGAAATTCCTCAGGGTGTCACTCTGACTTCCGGGAACACCACCAGGAACGTGATAAGCCGGTACCATCTTGATACCACCGTATCCTCTCGGCACAGCTACCGGAAGAAACCCCTTGGGAGCTCGAAGTATTCCTGCAAGGGTGGGTACCTCAGCGACGGAGACTCACCCGAACTGAGAACTAGATCTAGCAAGCATGGATCGGAGCACAAActtgggaaagggagagaaactgTCCCAAGCAGTTGTAGCAAAAATGAACTAGACATCGGTGCCTTCAGACATTACAGCTTTGCGGATCAACCCAAATGCTCGCAGTACATATCCGGCCTCATGAGCGTACACTTCTATGGAGCTGAGGGTTTAAAACCGCCCCGGATAGATTCGAAAGATGTGTTTTGTGCCATTCAGGTAGACTCAGTGAACAAAGCCAGAACGGCCCTGCTCACCTGTCGGACGACCTTCTTAGACATGGACCACACGTTCAACATAGAGATTGAAAATGCGCAGCATCTGAAGCTGGTGGTGTTCAGCTGGGAGCCCACGCCGAGGAGGAACCGCGTGTGCTGTCATGGCACAGTCGTCCTGCCCGCTTTATTCAGAGTTACAAAAACGCATCAGCTGGCTGTCAAGCTGGAGCCCAGAGGCCTTATTTACGTCAAGGTGACCCTGATGGAACAGTGGGAGAATTCTCTGCACGGCCTGGATAAGAACCGCGAAGCGGTGATGTTCGGAGTCGACATTCAAAAAGTTGTAGAGAAAGAAAACGTAGGCTTGATGGTGCCGCTGCTGATACAGAAATGCATCGTGGAGATTGAAAAGAGGGGTTGTCAG GTTGTAGGCCTGTATCGATTGTGTGGTTCAGCGGCGGTGAAGAAAGAGCTTCGAGAGGCTTTTGAGAAGGACAGCAAGACTGTTGGTCTGTGTGAAAACCAGTACCCAGATATAAATGTAATAACAG GGGTTCTTAAGGACTACTTGAGAGAACTCCCTTCTCCCCTAATAACCAAGCAGCTGTATGAGGCTGTGTTGGATGCCATGGCGAAGAGTCCTTTGAAAATGTCGTCCAGTGGTTGTGAGAACGAGCCCAGTGACTCCAGGCTCACTGTGGACCTCCTGGATTGCCTGCCGGACGTTGAGAAG GCAACCCTGAAGATGTTGTTGGATCATCTGAAACTGGTGGCCTCCTACCACGAAGTGAATAAGATGACCTGCCAGAATTTGGCTGTGTGCTTTGGACCAGTGTTGCTTAACCAGAGGCAAGAGGCTTCAACCCACAACAACAGAGTCTTCACCGATTCTGAAGAGCTTGCCAgtgctttggattttaaaaaacacATCGAGGTTCTTCATTACTTGCTCCAGCTCTGGCCAG TGCAACGCTTAACTGTCAAAGAACCCAGAGACAGTTTGTGCCTGGAGCAGTCGTCTTCTCTGAATTACTTGAGGCGAAAGAAAGAGCGGCCGTGTGTGTTAAACCTGAGCGGTCCGGATTCATCAGGGGTGCTGAGGACAAGGCAGGCCCGATTAGACAGTCCACTCAGCAACCGCTATGCAGGAGACTGGAGCAGCTGTGGGGAGAGCTACTCTTTAAATACAAGAGGAAATGTCAAGAATTTGGACTATGATGACGGCCCCTTAGAAGGTGGAGAAAGTAGACAGTATAGCAAAACAGCCGGAGCGGAAGTCATGACCGCACAACGAATCCCCATGTCAGGGGGGTGCACGTTTCAGACGTACTTGACGGTACAGACCATTGAATCCACGGTGGATCAGAAAGCTAACCTCAGAGATTTGCAAGAGAGCATTGATACTTTGATTGGCAATCTGGAACGTGAGCTCAACAAAAACAAGCTGAACATGAGTGTTTGA